From the Prunus dulcis chromosome 4, ALMONDv2, whole genome shotgun sequence genome, one window contains:
- the LOC117623954 gene encoding cellulose synthase-like protein G2: MESSSKLPLHLCHVHKLSIFINRTHIFFHSIALVFLLYYRASFFFFQDTTKTKATTLAWLLVFVSEIFLSFEWLLSQSFRWRPVSRTTFPERLPGDDKLPAVDVFICTADPEKEPTVGVMNTVLSAMAMDYPPEKLYVYLSDDGGAAVTLKGMREAWRFAKWWLPFCRRYGIKCRAPEAYFSAEEEDSDFGGSEFIQEREDIKEKYEAFKKRVGEKATVGDTKSRLGRDHPAVIEVIQETSSDDAIQENETKNMPLLVYVSREKRPSHPHHFKAGALNVLLRVSGVISNSPYILGLDCDMHCHDPSSARQAMCFHLDPKISPSLALVQFPQKFHNISNNDIYDSQLRSIFWLLWQGFDGVGGPCVSGSGYYIKRLSLCSNFIHEDGDPMKLRQSFGPSNEFIKSLHQKKKPDMLIHRKKALLNEAQLLASCAFENGTEWGKEVGFMYGSVLEDYFTGFRLHCKGWISVYCNPPRPQFLGSGITNLDEFLVQLTRWTSGLVDVAISKFCPLVYGPLKTYTFVQSMCYADLALFPIFYFLPLWCFATIPQLCLLNGIPLYPEVSNSYFIVFSFVFLSSISKHLYEVLSTGFTFRHWINEQRIWMMKSVTSHLYGSWDAFMKKIGMREASFFPTNKVDDVEQLKRYNMGVFDFQTSILFLAPMAALVILNMASFAVGISRVIFLGELDKFFIQVFIPFYVILMNYPIVEGMLIRKDRGRIPPSVTLLSAIISLIFYFLGSIIFI; the protein is encoded by the exons ATGGAGAGTTCTTCTAAGCTCCCCCTTCATCTCTGCCATGTCCACAAGCTTTCAATCTTCATCAACCGGACACATATATTCTTCCACTCTATAGCTTTAGTCTTCTTGCTTTACTACAgagcttctttcttcttcttccaagacACTACCAAAACCAAAGCAACCACCTTAGCATGGCTTCTTGTGTTTGTCTCGGAAATCTTCCTATCCTTCGAGTGGCTCCTCAGCCAGTCTTTTCGATGGCGTCCCGTTTCGCGAACCACGTTCCCGGAGAGGCTGCCTGGCGATGATAAGCTCCCAGCTGTTGATGTGTTCATCTGCACTGCGGATCCGGAGAAGGAACCGACTGTAGGGGTGATGAACACTGTGTTATCTGCCATGGCAATGGACTATCCGCCAGAGAAACTTTATGTGTATCTGTCCGATGATGGTGGTGCTGCTGTGACTTTGAAGGGTATGAGAGAGGCTTGGAGGTTTGCAAAGTGGTGGCTTCCATTTTGTAGGAGGTATGGGATCAAGTGCAGGGCTCCGGAGGCTTATTTCTCTGCAGAAGAGGAGGACTCTGATTTTGGCGGCAGCGAGTTCAttcaagagagagaagacATTAAG GAGAAATATGAGGCGTTCAAGAAAAGAGTAGGAGAAAAAGCAACGGTTGGGGACACAAAGAGCAGACTGGGTCGAGATCACCCTGCAGTGATTGAG GTTATACAAGAAACATCCAGTGATGATGCGATTcaagaaaatgaaaccaaaaataTGCCTCTCCTTGTTTATGTTTCTCGTGAGAAACGGCCTTCTCATCCCCACCATTTTAAGGCTGGAGCGCTCAATGTTCTT CTACGGGTCTCTGGTGTGATAAGCAATTCTCCTTACATATTAGGGCTAGATTGTGACATGCATTGCCATGATCCAAGCTCGGCTCGGCAAGCAATGTGTTTCCATCTTGACCCAAAGATATCACCCTCCCTAGCACTTGTTCAATTCCCTCAAAAATTTCACAATATCAGTAATAATGATATCTATGACAGTCAGCTGAGGTCGATATTTTGG CTGCTATGGCAAGGTTTTGATGGGGTTGGAGGGCCATGTGTGTCTGGTTCTGGCTATTACATCAAGAGGTTGTCCTTATGTTCAAACTTCATACATGAAG ATGGGGATCCCATGAAACTTAGACAATCTTTTGGTCCATCCAATGAGTTCATCAAATCCCtccaccaaaagaaaaagcctGATATGCTCATCCACAGAAAGAAAGCATTGCTAAATGAAGCCCAACTTCTAGCCTCTTGTGCCTTCGAAAATGGCACCGAATGGGGGAAAGAG GTTGGTTTCATGTATGGGTCTGTGCTGGAAGATTACTTCACAGGGTTTCGTTTGCATTGCAAAGGTTGGATTTCAGTGTATTGTAATCCACCAAGGCCACAGTTCTTGGGCAGTGGCATCACCAATTTGGATGAATTTTTAGTCCAATTGACTAGATGGACCTCTGGGTTGGTTGATGTTGCTATCTCCAAGTTTTGTCCTCTTGTATATGGCCCTTTGAAAACGTACACTTTCGTTCAAAGCATGTGTTATGCAGATCTTGCTCTTTTCcccattttctatttcttgcCATTGTGGTGCTTTGCTACCATACCTCAGCTCTGCCTACTCAATGGTATTCCTTTGTACCCAGAG GTCtcaaattcatatttcatcGTATTTTCGTTCGTATTCCTATCATCGATTTCGAAACATTTATATGAGGTTCTCTCAACGGGATTTACATTTCGACATTGGATAAATGAGCAAAGGATATGGATGATGAAGTCAGTTACATCTCACTTATATGGCAGTTGGGATGCCTTCATGAAGAAAATTGGTATGAGAGAAGCCAGTTTCTTCCCAACCAACAAAGTTGACGATGTTGAGCAACTCAAGCGTTACAATATGGGGGTGTTTGATTTCCAAACATCAATATTATTTCTTGCTCCAATGGCTGCTCTGGTGATCTTGAACATGGCATCCTTTGCCGTTGGGATTTCTAGAGTCATATTTTTGGGAGAGTTGGACAAATTTTTCATACAAGTATTCATACCCTTTTATGTCATTTTGATGAACTACCCTATCGTTGAAGGGATGCTGATAAGGAAAGACAGGGGTCGCATTCCACCATCAGTCACATTACTCTCTGCCATAATTTCCttgattttctattttttgggTTCTATTATTTTCATATAG